Genomic window (Desulforapulum autotrophicum HRM2):
TTAAAGAGTTTTCTGTATTATATCCAAGCTAAGAAAAGATTTTTAAAATTGGCGTTTTGAAAATACACCTTGAATAAAATTTTCGTTTATGCGTAAGTTTCTCAGCAAAAAGGAATAATTGTTAATTCCTAACCGGCTTTTTGGAGTCTTTGAATGATATCCGAGTCGTATATCATGAATATTGTAATGATATGCAGATAGATTTTTGCAAATTCCACCTGTATATCACCACCAAGAATGGATAGCATGAATGATTCCCAGATCTATTCACGCACTTGTTAAAAAAAAGCAAAGTAACGTCAAAATAAATTATAAAATGTTCGGGTTAGAAGGAGGGATACTGATGAAAGAAAAAACCAGGAAAAACATTGATACAGCATTTATCGGTGAAGCCAAAGCCTATTTTCGACTGCTGGCCTTTGCCGAAAAAGCTGAGGAAGAAGAGCTGCCTCAGGTGGCGATGCTGTTTCGGGCCATTGCCGAGGCAGAGCGCATCCATGCCACCCGTCAGCTAGGGTTGCTTAAAGACCTCATTGTCAAAGATACGGAGACTAACCTGGAAAAATCTTTCCAGAACGAAAAAACCGTCAGTGAAAATGTTTACCCGGACTTTATCAAAGAAGCCTTAGAAGAAGACGAAACCGCCGCGGCCAAAGTGTTCACTTTTGCCCGGGACGCGGAAAGCTATCATGCCAAGCTCTATGAACGGGCAATGATGGACGTGATTAAGGACAAAGTTAACGCTTA
Coding sequences:
- a CDS encoding rubrerythrin family protein; the encoded protein is MKEKTRKNIDTAFIGEAKAYFRLLAFAEKAEEEELPQVAMLFRAIAEAERIHATRQLGLLKDLIVKDTETNLEKSFQNEKTVSENVYPDFIKEALEEDETAAAKVFTFARDAESYHAKLYERAMMDVIKDKVNAYHVCQVCGYVTHKKVPNECPVCGAPKEMFKTIE